A region of Polyangiaceae bacterium DNA encodes the following proteins:
- a CDS encoding IgGFc-binding protein, protein MVSARLGKLFIAASCLGLGLGTLFVPSCSAGGGGGGPAGGGAGAFGGAAGDASVDQAQSGGSGGSGGSSGDGGINLDAISSDGCAAKCSSDFHKVLSCNGVELQKCSGDQGCDPTSGKCENACSVAEKTKQSVGCEYFPTFMEMNDSSFWQGNQICFAVIVANTWDTPAKVSVALNGAALDIDKYAYVPQGSGPSLTLSPTSVTSGIAPGGVAILFLAGAQGTEKAHCPVPSAMTVGPMVQGTGKGHSFHLKTDVPVVAYQIAPYGGGNAAVTGASLLIPTSAWDVNYIGVNAYKYGIAPPSMNIIARENATQVTLVPVAAVSGGGGLPSGPVNTPLSFTLNAGEMAQFSQNAELTGSVISSDKPIGLMGGQKSLNVPVGVSYADHAEQMIPPVRAMGSEYVGVMHRQRKTEPAVWRLVGAVDGTTLSWTGAVTGPATLNRGEVAELQTSTPFVVKSQDDLHPFMLFQLMTGSTFLAEMSGYGDADFVLMVPPQQYMPRYVFFADPTYPETNLVLVRAKVDGKFADVFLDCSGVVSGWQPLGDYEWTRVDLMTGNFQPVGNCSTGRHEMWSDGPFGVTVWGWGTPLTTSFTSNVSYGYPAGMNIVPINKVVVPPIPK, encoded by the coding sequence ATGGTCAGCGCGCGGCTCGGCAAGCTCTTCATCGCGGCGTCGTGCTTGGGTCTCGGCCTCGGCACGCTCTTCGTTCCGAGTTGCTCGGCGGGCGGGGGCGGCGGGGGCCCGGCCGGTGGCGGGGCGGGCGCGTTCGGCGGAGCAGCGGGTGACGCCAGCGTCGACCAGGCCCAGAGCGGCGGCAGCGGCGGCAGCGGCGGCAGCTCCGGCGACGGCGGCATCAACCTGGACGCCATTTCGAGCGACGGTTGCGCCGCCAAGTGCTCGAGCGACTTCCACAAGGTGCTGAGCTGCAACGGCGTCGAGCTCCAGAAGTGCAGCGGGGACCAGGGCTGCGATCCGACCAGCGGCAAGTGCGAGAACGCCTGCAGCGTCGCGGAGAAGACCAAGCAGAGCGTCGGCTGCGAGTACTTCCCCACCTTCATGGAGATGAACGACTCGAGCTTCTGGCAGGGCAACCAGATCTGCTTCGCGGTGATCGTCGCCAACACCTGGGACACGCCCGCCAAGGTCAGCGTGGCGCTGAACGGCGCCGCTCTCGACATCGACAAATACGCCTACGTACCCCAGGGCTCGGGTCCCTCGCTCACGCTCTCGCCGACCAGCGTCACCAGCGGCATCGCTCCCGGCGGCGTGGCCATCCTGTTCCTGGCCGGCGCCCAGGGCACGGAGAAGGCGCACTGCCCGGTGCCCTCGGCCATGACGGTCGGTCCCATGGTCCAAGGTACGGGCAAGGGGCACTCCTTCCACCTGAAGACGGACGTGCCGGTGGTCGCCTACCAGATCGCGCCCTACGGCGGCGGCAACGCCGCGGTCACGGGAGCCTCGTTGCTGATCCCCACCAGCGCCTGGGACGTGAACTACATCGGCGTGAACGCCTACAAGTACGGCATCGCGCCGCCCAGCATGAACATCATCGCGCGCGAGAACGCGACGCAGGTGACCCTGGTTCCGGTCGCGGCGGTCAGCGGCGGCGGAGGCTTGCCCAGCGGCCCCGTCAACACGCCGCTCAGCTTCACGCTGAACGCCGGTGAGATGGCGCAGTTCTCGCAGAACGCCGAGCTCACCGGCAGCGTGATCTCGTCCGACAAGCCCATCGGCCTGATGGGCGGGCAGAAGTCGCTCAACGTACCGGTCGGGGTGTCCTACGCCGACCACGCCGAGCAGATGATCCCCCCGGTGCGCGCCATGGGCAGCGAATACGTCGGCGTGATGCACCGCCAGCGCAAGACGGAGCCCGCGGTCTGGCGGCTGGTGGGAGCCGTGGACGGCACCACGCTGAGTTGGACCGGCGCCGTCACCGGTCCGGCCACGCTGAACCGCGGCGAGGTCGCCGAGCTCCAGACCTCGACACCCTTCGTGGTGAAGAGCCAGGACGACCTGCACCCGTTCATGCTCTTCCAGCTCATGACCGGCTCGACCTTCCTCGCCGAGATGAGCGGCTACGGCGACGCGGACTTCGTGCTGATGGTCCCGCCGCAGCAGTACATGCCGCGCTACGTGTTCTTCGCCGATCCGACCTACCCGGAGACGAACCTGGTGCTGGTGCGCGCCAAAGTGGACGGGAAGTTCGCGGACGTGTTCCTGGACTGCTCCGGCGTGGTCTCCGGCTGGCAGCCCCTGGGCGACTACGAGTGGACGCGCGTCGATCTGATGACCGGCAACTTCCAGCCCGTGGGCAACTGCTCGACGGGCCGCCACGAGATGTGGTCCGACGGCCCCTTCGGCGTCACCGTCTGGGGCTGGGGCACGCCGCTGACCACCAGCTTCACCAGCAACGTCTCCTACGGCTACCCGGCCGGCATGAACATCGTGCCGATCAACAAGGTCGTGGTACCGCCGATCCCGAAGTAG
- a CDS encoding CBS domain-containing protein codes for MTTEIVRVSEVMTSHLVYLHADTSAREAAETLTRHRVHGAPVLGEDKSVVGVVSKTDLLDARNYPKDREAVVGDLMTHIVLAVRTTDPLMLAVRLMVNEDVHRALVMNEDGTLAGVVAPMDVLRALAKGLPIGDPSHVESMEYVNLAWVGKNE; via the coding sequence ATGACCACCGAGATCGTGCGGGTGTCCGAGGTCATGACGTCGCACCTGGTCTACCTGCACGCGGACACGAGCGCGCGGGAGGCAGCGGAGACGCTGACCCGACACCGCGTTCACGGCGCGCCGGTGCTCGGCGAGGACAAGAGCGTGGTCGGCGTGGTCTCGAAGACCGATCTGCTCGACGCGCGCAACTACCCCAAGGACCGCGAGGCAGTGGTCGGCGACCTGATGACCCACATCGTGCTCGCGGTTCGCACCACGGATCCGTTGATGCTGGCGGTGCGCTTGATGGTCAACGAAGACGTTCACCGCGCGCTGGTCATGAACGAGGACGGCACCTTGGCCGGCGTCGTGGCCCCGATGGACGTGCTGCGCGCGCTGGCCAAGGGCCTGCCCATCGGTGACCCGAGCCACGTCGAGTCGATGGAGTACGTCAACCTGGCCTGGGTGGGGAAGAACGAGTAG
- a CDS encoding YtxH domain-containing protein produces the protein MVTEVAAELGKIAVSKLAEVKPEDAAKALRTLRGGAVLLVPGAGAFALGIAVGAGLGVLFAPRSGRETRGAIRDAVRGKLRALRERRLSR, from the coding sequence ATGGTCACCGAAGTCGCTGCGGAGCTGGGCAAGATCGCGGTTTCCAAGCTCGCGGAGGTGAAGCCGGAGGACGCTGCGAAAGCTTTGCGCACGCTGCGCGGCGGCGCCGTCCTCCTGGTGCCGGGTGCCGGAGCGTTCGCGCTCGGCATCGCCGTCGGCGCGGGCCTCGGGGTGCTCTTCGCGCCGCGTTCGGGACGCGAGACGCGCGGCGCCATCCGCGACGCCGTGCGCGGCAAGCTCCGCGCGCTGCGCGAGCGGCGGCTCTCGCGCTAG
- a CDS encoding 3-hydroxyacyl-CoA dehydrogenase produces MEAKGKVALVTGGASGLGAATVRALVGAGAKVVIADKNAEMGEALAKELGAAARFAETDVTSEPQMLAAIATAKNDLGGLHVAVGCAGIGTAGRLVSKGGPFPFDLFALTVNVNLVGMFNMMRLTAHAMQDNAPSDEGERGVIVTTASIAAFDGQIGQVAYSASKAGVSGMTLPVARELSRTGIRVVCIAPGLFDTPMMAGLPEEARKSLEATVPFPPRLGRPAEYARLVLSIVDNPMLNGETIRLDGALRMAPK; encoded by the coding sequence GTGGAAGCTAAAGGCAAGGTTGCACTCGTCACTGGGGGAGCATCGGGGCTGGGAGCCGCGACGGTGCGCGCGCTGGTCGGCGCCGGCGCCAAGGTGGTGATCGCCGACAAGAACGCCGAGATGGGCGAGGCGCTGGCCAAGGAGCTCGGCGCGGCGGCCCGCTTCGCGGAGACCGACGTGACCAGCGAGCCGCAGATGCTGGCGGCGATCGCCACTGCCAAGAACGACCTCGGCGGCCTGCACGTCGCGGTCGGCTGCGCCGGCATCGGCACCGCCGGGCGTCTGGTCAGCAAGGGCGGTCCGTTCCCGTTCGATCTGTTCGCGCTCACGGTGAACGTCAACCTGGTCGGCATGTTCAACATGATGCGCCTGACCGCCCACGCGATGCAGGACAACGCGCCGAGCGACGAGGGCGAGCGCGGCGTGATCGTGACCACCGCGAGCATCGCGGCCTTCGACGGGCAGATCGGGCAGGTCGCCTACAGCGCGTCCAAGGCCGGCGTCTCCGGCATGACGCTACCGGTGGCGCGCGAGCTGTCTCGCACCGGCATCCGCGTCGTGTGCATCGCCCCCGGCTTGTTCGACACGCCGATGATGGCCGGCCTGCCGGAGGAAGCGCGGAAGAGCCTGGAGGCCACTGTGCCTTTCCCCCCGCGCCTCGGCCGCCCCGCGGAGTACGCGCGACTGGTCTTGTCCATCGTGGACAACCCGATGCTGAACGGCGAGACCATCCGGCTCGACGGCGCGCTGCGCATGGCGCCGAAGTGA